One part of the Bacteroidia bacterium genome encodes these proteins:
- a CDS encoding SDR family oxidoreductase, with amino-acid sequence MKVLVIGSTGRVGKLLVEYSLDLGHEVTAFARNIQALKIDHPSLKKVHGDVLYPSLVESAVDGHDAVLSVIGIRQFSGPITLLSKGMDNIVQAMKSKGVNRLLTITGAGILQEDEQYLIMESLSFPPNLQNISLDHKRVYDILKDSDLDWTIVSPSFMNNGERTGEYLTQADYYPKKSQNQISIQNVADFITLEMSENKFCARRVGIAHPA; translated from the coding sequence ATGAAAGTCCTTGTTATAGGATCTACAGGCCGAGTAGGTAAATTGTTGGTCGAATATTCTTTGGATCTAGGGCATGAGGTAACGGCATTTGCCCGCAATATACAAGCCCTCAAAATCGACCATCCTTCTTTAAAGAAAGTACATGGAGATGTATTATATCCTTCCCTGGTTGAATCAGCTGTGGACGGACATGATGCGGTACTATCTGTAATTGGAATTCGCCAGTTTTCCGGTCCCATTACCTTACTTTCAAAAGGTATGGATAATATTGTCCAGGCGATGAAAAGCAAAGGAGTAAATCGATTGCTCACTATTACTGGTGCAGGCATCTTACAGGAAGATGAGCAATACCTCATCATGGAAAGCCTGAGCTTCCCGCCGAATCTTCAGAATATTTCGCTTGATCATAAAAGGGTATATGATATTCTTAAGGATTCAGATCTGGACTGGACCATTGTTTCTCCTTCTTTTATGAATAATGGAGAAAGAACAGGTGAATATCTGACCCAGGCAGACTATTATCCTAAAAAATCTCAGAACCAGATTTCTATCCAGAATGTGGCTGATTTTATTACGCTGGAAATGTCTGAAAACAAGTTTTGTGCAAGAAGAGTAGGCATCGCTCATCCGGCTTAA
- a CDS encoding BamA/TamA family outer membrane protein, with translation MTLLCLSFAFIACNPTKHLAPGQLLIQNTPKVKSEKKLPESVLNEAVKTEANRRMLYPRTYLHLYNLGLSLHKDSSWLKRGMLKSSRITKSYNNTVNWLVKEIGEPPALLDQAHIDADIVSLRELCFANGYFYPSVYAELDTLKGIFDRGQVAIKYQVKEGTAYKIRKLNYILPPSADSSIFKYIDAENSLLKPEENYRQISFAGEMARLTNNLRDNGYFSFSQNLISFEVDSLNIRENELDSVGQVLENKYLDISVIFERIPSRYQIREINLNIKSLNNGVSVNAEDFVDMRGEFLTEAFREKWKIDQDILHDTIPLNFNIDKEHIHVINYNFLARRIHLKEEAPFSQTEARKTQKRLGELGMFQYAIINYELIDSIQALDVNIDLQLATRYQMKFGVESFSQNIFTSNIPGIGGNFTIRNRNTFHKSEFLDWSVQARIGWYASEEGASQFQRVFYEVGTELNLNFPRFLLPFGNKKRDLSLLSPISTMSSSLKRVDRREFARTQAGFQLTYRWNHKPFQDRAVSRLRPIVLEVIDIDTQDEFQKLVVDELAPAIRRDFENRISSRLEYSFTYQNYQSTRLFPTFWTQFNVQWGGNLPFFLDGLTSLAISDTSTRDNLLFGKLFYGQFGKASIETKFTIPVTRQSDLVLRGFIGGALPYNETSTVPRESRFFSGGTNSMRGWRSNTLGPGTTSLKEILDLDSEDQLQGISLIAPGGEWIFELNAEYRFKAGGILELALFTDAGNVWFHRPKNGEPPLGEKSLLTKENLKLGWDAGIGFRFDFSFLILRMDIAQQLYAPDLDNGWILGNSNSRDRRPQLNLGINYPF, from the coding sequence ATGACACTTTTGTGTCTGTCCTTTGCATTTATTGCCTGTAATCCAACCAAGCATCTTGCACCCGGCCAGCTTTTGATACAAAATACCCCCAAAGTAAAAAGTGAAAAAAAGCTTCCGGAATCTGTACTCAATGAGGCAGTAAAAACAGAAGCAAATCGCAGGATGCTTTACCCCAGAACTTATCTCCATCTATACAATCTGGGTCTGAGTTTACACAAAGACTCCTCCTGGTTGAAAAGAGGCATGTTAAAATCTTCTCGCATCACCAAGTCATATAATAATACGGTCAATTGGTTGGTAAAAGAAATTGGGGAGCCTCCAGCTCTCTTGGATCAAGCCCATATAGATGCTGACATTGTTTCTCTCCGGGAATTATGCTTTGCGAATGGATACTTCTATCCCTCTGTTTATGCAGAATTAGATACTCTGAAGGGAATTTTTGATAGAGGACAAGTAGCGATCAAATATCAGGTGAAAGAGGGTACAGCCTATAAGATTCGAAAGCTAAATTATATTTTACCTCCAAGCGCCGATTCCAGCATTTTTAAATACATAGATGCCGAAAATTCTTTACTGAAGCCTGAGGAAAATTATCGTCAAATATCTTTTGCAGGGGAAATGGCGCGATTGACGAATAATCTGAGAGACAATGGGTATTTCAGTTTCAGCCAAAACCTCATCAGCTTTGAAGTTGACAGCTTGAATATTCGCGAAAATGAGCTTGATAGTGTCGGTCAGGTTCTTGAAAATAAATACCTCGATATCTCCGTCATTTTTGAACGGATTCCTTCCCGATACCAAATCAGAGAGATCAACCTCAATATCAAATCTCTTAACAATGGGGTCAGTGTAAATGCAGAAGATTTTGTGGATATGCGAGGCGAATTCCTGACGGAAGCTTTTAGAGAAAAGTGGAAAATTGACCAGGATATCCTCCATGATACCATTCCTCTGAATTTCAATATTGACAAAGAACACATTCATGTTATCAATTATAATTTTCTGGCCCGAAGGATACATTTAAAAGAAGAAGCTCCCTTTAGTCAAACAGAAGCCAGAAAAACCCAAAAGCGCCTGGGTGAATTGGGGATGTTTCAATATGCCATTATCAATTATGAATTGATTGATTCCATACAAGCACTGGATGTCAATATAGATCTACAGCTTGCTACACGCTACCAAATGAAATTTGGGGTGGAATCTTTTTCTCAAAATATATTCACTTCCAATATCCCTGGCATTGGTGGGAATTTCACCATTCGAAACCGAAACACCTTTCATAAATCTGAATTTCTGGATTGGTCTGTACAGGCACGTATTGGCTGGTACGCTTCTGAAGAAGGGGCCTCTCAGTTCCAGCGGGTTTTCTATGAAGTTGGTACAGAGTTGAATCTCAATTTCCCTCGTTTCCTTTTACCTTTCGGCAATAAGAAAAGAGACCTGAGTTTACTGAGTCCCATAAGTACCATGTCATCCAGTTTGAAACGGGTAGACAGACGCGAATTCGCCCGTACACAAGCGGGTTTCCAATTGACCTACCGTTGGAACCACAAACCTTTTCAGGACAGAGCTGTAAGCAGGTTGCGTCCCATTGTTCTGGAAGTTATAGATATAGATACACAGGACGAATTCCAAAAGTTGGTGGTAGATGAATTGGCACCTGCGATTCGTAGAGACTTTGAAAATCGAATCAGTTCAAGACTAGAATACAGTTTTACCTATCAGAATTATCAATCGACCAGGCTTTTTCCAACTTTTTGGACGCAGTTCAATGTGCAATGGGGAGGAAATTTGCCCTTCTTTCTTGATGGACTGACTTCTTTGGCTATTTCAGATACCAGCACAAGGGACAATTTACTTTTTGGAAAATTATTTTATGGACAATTTGGAAAAGCATCGATAGAAACCAAATTCACTATACCAGTTACCCGACAATCAGATCTTGTCCTTAGGGGATTTATCGGAGGAGCATTACCCTACAATGAAACTTCAACTGTGCCCAGAGAATCAAGGTTTTTTAGCGGAGGCACCAATTCTATGCGTGGTTGGCGCTCAAATACACTTGGTCCGGGAACTACTTCTTTAAAAGAAATTCTGGATCTGGACTCAGAAGACCAACTTCAGGGAATAAGTCTGATTGCTCCGGGGGGAGAATGGATATTCGAATTGAATGCGGAGTATCGATTCAAGGCGGGTGGAATATTGGAACTGGCACTCTTCACTGATGCCGGTAATGTCTGGTTTCACCGTCCTAAAAATGGCGAACCTCCTCTGGGTGAAAAGTCTCTACTGACCAAAGAAAACCTAAAATTAGGTTGGGATGCTGGAATTGGTTTTCGCTTTGATTTCTCTTTCCTCATCCTCCGTATGGATATCGCTCAACAATTGTATGCTCCGGATCTGGACAATGGCTGGATCCTCGGCAACTCAAATTCCCGAGATCGGAGACCTCAATTGAATTTGGGGATAAATTATCCTTTTTAA
- a CDS encoding 2-oxoglutarate and iron-dependent oxygenase domain-containing protein, with product MSMNHIPTVDLNHYVKGTAEQKSAFVKALGDSFSGIGFAIVANHGVADEVIEKSYNSFIDFFSLDSDTKFKYEIEGIAGQRGYTSKGKEHAKGRNVGDLKEFYHIGQIVEDNDPIQESYPDNVFPDEVPDFGEYGVKLYQSLESSGRSLLRAIAEYLDLPVDYFDSKIHNGNSILRPIHYYGIPNPDEVPDGAVRAAEHEDINLITLLIGASAEGLQVKNAEGEWIAASPKPNEIVINVGDMLQRLTNNKLASTTHRVVNPPRERLHLPRYSVPFFLHPRSDMDLTCLENCIDDAHPKAYTDMTAGEYLEERLREIGLRK from the coding sequence ATGAGCATGAACCATATACCTACCGTTGATCTAAATCATTATGTCAAGGGTACAGCTGAACAAAAATCAGCTTTTGTAAAAGCCTTAGGAGACTCATTTTCCGGAATCGGTTTCGCCATCGTTGCCAATCATGGGGTTGCTGATGAAGTAATAGAAAAGTCCTATAACAGCTTCATTGATTTTTTCTCACTCGATTCGGATACCAAATTTAAATACGAAATTGAAGGCATTGCCGGCCAAAGAGGCTATACCTCTAAAGGAAAAGAGCATGCCAAAGGACGTAATGTGGGAGACTTAAAGGAGTTCTACCATATTGGTCAGATCGTGGAGGATAATGATCCGATACAGGAGAGTTATCCCGATAATGTATTCCCGGATGAGGTGCCTGATTTTGGAGAATATGGAGTTAAGCTTTATCAAAGCCTTGAAAGCTCCGGAAGGAGCCTGCTCAGAGCCATTGCAGAATACCTCGACCTGCCCGTGGATTATTTCGACAGCAAAATTCATAATGGAAATAGCATCCTGCGTCCTATCCATTATTATGGGATTCCCAATCCTGACGAAGTCCCGGATGGCGCGGTAAGAGCTGCCGAGCATGAAGATATAAATCTCATTACCCTTTTGATTGGTGCCAGTGCTGAAGGCTTGCAGGTGAAAAATGCAGAGGGTGAGTGGATCGCTGCCAGCCCCAAACCCAATGAGATTGTGATCAATGTCGGCGATATGCTTCAGCGACTCACCAACAATAAACTGGCTTCAACTACCCATAGAGTGGTGAATCCCCCTCGAGAAAGGCTGCATTTGCCTCGTTATTCTGTTCCATTCTTCCTGCATCCCCGCTCTGATATGGATCTTACTTGTCTGGAAAACTGTATAGACGATGCTCATCCCAAAGCGTATACGGACATGACTGCAGGAGAATATCTGGAAGAGAGACTTAGGGAGATTGGCCTTAGGAAGTAA
- a CDS encoding helix-turn-helix domain-containing protein has translation MALPTSIAEQDCPVTYCMSKIGGKWKPIILFLISKGANRFGILHRGIAGISKQMLTQQLRQLEKDGILDREIFAEIPPRVEYSLTEYGNSILPVIAAMRLWGEEHMPEKS, from the coding sequence ATGGCCCTTCCTACTTCAATAGCAGAACAAGATTGCCCGGTTACTTACTGCATGAGCAAAATCGGTGGCAAGTGGAAACCTATTATTCTTTTCCTCATTTCTAAAGGGGCCAATAGGTTTGGAATTCTGCACCGAGGGATAGCAGGTATCAGCAAACAGATGCTTACCCAACAACTCAGGCAACTGGAAAAAGACGGGATTTTGGATCGGGAAATTTTTGCAGAAATCCCTCCCAGGGTGGAATACAGTTTGACAGAATACGGCAATTCTATTCTTCCAGTTATAGCTGCGATGAGGCTCTGGGGAGAAGAACATATGCCAGAAAAAAGCTAA
- a CDS encoding M15 family metallopeptidase: MSKSQAMDEAKSLESGTEIDTIAEVIMAKDTIANTYLLGRFDPAKHEDFEKITATHGAGSGLGAYLHKETLAAFKEMHAAAKEEGVKLTIRSATRNFFRQKQIWEAKWTGARKVGGKDLSKSKPDPTDRATEILLFSSMPGTSRHHWGTDMDLNAFENSYFASGKGLKEYEWLKAHAAEYGFGQPYTEKGEGKRPFGYEEEKWHWSYLPLARKLLKAYSAQIVPTDIQGFKGAEVAEELKVIERYVEGIAPECK, encoded by the coding sequence ATGAGTAAATCTCAGGCTATGGATGAAGCAAAGTCCCTGGAATCAGGAACTGAAATAGACACGATAGCAGAAGTCATTATGGCGAAAGATACCATTGCCAATACGTATTTATTGGGCCGCTTTGATCCCGCAAAACATGAAGACTTTGAAAAGATCACTGCTACCCATGGTGCTGGTTCAGGTTTGGGAGCTTATCTACACAAAGAAACCCTGGCGGCTTTTAAGGAAATGCATGCAGCAGCAAAAGAAGAGGGCGTAAAGCTTACAATCAGATCTGCAACCCGTAATTTCTTTCGTCAGAAGCAAATCTGGGAGGCAAAATGGACAGGTGCTCGTAAAGTAGGAGGTAAGGACCTCTCAAAATCAAAACCTGATCCTACTGATAGAGCGACTGAAATTTTACTCTTCAGTTCTATGCCCGGCACTTCTCGGCATCATTGGGGAACAGATATGGACCTCAATGCATTTGAGAATAGCTATTTCGCTTCTGGAAAAGGATTGAAAGAATATGAATGGTTAAAGGCGCATGCTGCTGAATATGGATTTGGGCAGCCCTATACGGAAAAAGGAGAAGGCAAGCGCCCCTTTGGCTATGAAGAAGAAAAATGGCATTGGTCCTATCTGCCCCTCGCCAGAAAGCTACTCAAAGCCTATAGCGCCCAAATAGTTCCGACCGATATTCAGGGATTTAAGGGGGCAGAAGTAGCAGAAGAATTGAAAGTAATCGAGCGCTATGTTGAAGGCATCGCTCCTGAATGTAAATAA
- a CDS encoding AAA family ATPase — protein sequence MPTLPIYVAATSQHVGKTTSTLGLVSALKSRGLNVGYCKPVGQKFIDVGPSRADKDAFLFADTMNFDLVPEIHSPVILGKGATTAYIDDPSQFNFETRLLKASKILCSNHDVVVYEGTGHPGVGSVVGMSNAKAAKMLEAGVIMVVEAGIGNTIDLLDLNLSVFVQKEIPIFGVIINKALPEKTEKVRHYVGKVLDQRNIPLLGIMPYEEELGLPLMGTICKAVNGKVEYNDDQLDNRVKDIIAGSLIDLTQLRSFNNQLLVASIHRLDEALKRLSKATRLMETDDSPLSGIIITGEGDYSSEQIEYFEKHKIPVIRVKIDTYEVVIKISRIEVKINTRTPWKVKKAVQLFEEHINIDPILKRIEI from the coding sequence ATGCCCACTCTACCCATTTACGTAGCCGCTACCAGCCAGCATGTCGGAAAGACTACTTCCACCCTCGGTTTGGTATCTGCCTTAAAAAGCAGAGGCTTAAATGTTGGGTATTGCAAACCTGTTGGACAGAAATTTATAGATGTCGGTCCCAGTCGCGCAGATAAAGATGCCTTCCTTTTTGCAGACACTATGAATTTTGATCTGGTGCCTGAGATCCATAGTCCGGTTATTTTGGGTAAAGGTGCGACTACCGCATATATAGATGATCCTAGCCAATTCAATTTTGAAACTCGCCTGCTAAAAGCCTCTAAAATTTTGTGTTCGAATCACGATGTAGTAGTGTATGAAGGAACTGGTCATCCGGGAGTAGGCAGTGTCGTGGGAATGTCAAATGCCAAAGCAGCTAAAATGCTGGAAGCAGGCGTGATCATGGTCGTAGAAGCCGGAATCGGAAACACCATAGATCTGCTCGATCTCAATCTTTCTGTATTTGTTCAAAAAGAAATTCCCATTTTTGGCGTGATCATAAATAAGGCCTTGCCCGAAAAAACGGAAAAGGTCAGACATTATGTTGGAAAGGTTTTGGACCAAAGAAATATTCCTCTGCTTGGCATTATGCCTTATGAGGAAGAATTAGGCTTGCCCCTCATGGGCACCATTTGCAAAGCAGTAAATGGAAAAGTTGAGTACAATGATGATCAACTGGATAATCGGGTTAAAGATATCATTGCAGGCTCCCTGATTGATCTTACCCAATTGAGAAGCTTCAACAATCAATTGCTGGTGGCTAGCATTCACCGACTTGATGAGGCCCTTAAACGCCTTTCTAAAGCCACACGTTTGATGGAAACAGACGATTCTCCTCTCTCAGGAATAATTATCACAGGTGAAGGGGATTACAGCTCTGAACAAATCGAATATTTTGAGAAACACAAGATTCCGGTGATACGGGTAAAAATCGACACCTATGAAGTCGTAATCAAGATTAGCCGCATCGAAGTTAAGATCAATACACGTACTCCCTGGAAGGTAAAAAAGGCTGTTCAACTTTTTGAAGAACATATAAATATCGATCCAATCCTTAAGCGAATCGAAATTTGA
- a CDS encoding methyltransferase domain-containing protein, producing the protein MPAYFARCLRGLEDICEAELAAIEGLEVKGKGIRTLFFEYKGPAAKLISLRSLDDVFIHLGSLSGMNHTRAMLAEIPDRLQLLLENLPEQIEIVRTCRLLSPAPSYSLTIGLQGKKNFSRFELQDKLLPLFQSKLKGVYFPNEKGSEGGELDFRISLEGNQLELGIRLGEKPLHRREYKLHSRPGSTKAPLAYIMAYLARIKPDNLVLDPCCGVGTILIEASKAFPEARYEGVDIQEEAVVYAKANSEVAESKSKFQQGDLRNLPYGDGSVDRIVSNPPWGRQVASHIELGSFYREMYQEWKRLLTAKGILVILTDQEESMRSLLSSEETFQEIETYELSLFGSVVKLYLWQKLV; encoded by the coding sequence ATGCCTGCCTATTTTGCCCGCTGTTTACGTGGACTGGAAGATATTTGTGAAGCTGAACTTGCAGCTATTGAGGGATTGGAGGTAAAGGGCAAAGGCATTCGTACCTTGTTTTTTGAGTATAAGGGTCCTGCAGCAAAACTTATTAGCCTCCGAAGTCTGGACGATGTTTTTATTCATTTAGGAAGCCTCTCTGGAATGAATCATACGCGGGCCATGCTTGCAGAAATTCCTGATCGACTTCAACTCCTCCTGGAAAATCTTCCGGAGCAGATAGAAATAGTCCGGACCTGCAGGCTACTTTCTCCTGCTCCCAGCTATAGTCTGACCATTGGATTGCAGGGGAAAAAGAATTTTTCCCGCTTCGAGTTACAAGACAAACTTTTGCCTCTTTTTCAGAGCAAATTGAAAGGCGTGTATTTCCCTAATGAAAAAGGGAGTGAAGGAGGAGAACTGGATTTTCGCATTTCTTTGGAAGGAAATCAATTGGAACTGGGCATACGTTTAGGGGAAAAGCCTTTGCATAGAAGAGAATATAAGCTTCATAGCAGACCGGGTTCTACCAAAGCACCTCTGGCTTATATAATGGCTTACCTGGCAAGGATCAAGCCGGACAATCTGGTTCTGGATCCCTGCTGCGGGGTAGGCACAATTTTGATAGAAGCTTCAAAGGCATTTCCTGAAGCTAGGTATGAGGGAGTCGATATTCAGGAAGAGGCGGTAGTATATGCGAAAGCGAATTCCGAAGTAGCAGAGAGTAAGAGTAAATTTCAGCAAGGGGATTTACGGAACTTGCCATATGGAGATGGGAGTGTCGATCGAATCGTCAGTAATCCTCCCTGGGGCCGCCAAGTAGCCTCTCATATTGAGTTGGGAAGCTTCTACCGGGAAATGTACCAGGAGTGGAAAAGATTGCTTACTGCAAAGGGGATTCTTGTCATTCTAACAGATCAGGAAGAGAGCATGAGGAGCTTGTTGAGCAGTGAAGAAACATTCCAGGAAATAGAGACCTATGAATTAAGTCTTTTTGGAAGTGTAGTCAAACTCTACCTCTGGCAAAAACTTGTTTAG
- a CDS encoding NADPH-dependent F420 reductase, whose amino-acid sequence MKLGIIGTGNISKALCTALTHKGYNVMVGGRNLDSARAIAGEMDHFATGGSIANAVHYGEIVFLAVPYKAIEEVLRNTDSFRGKIVVDCTNPVIFGEYPELAIGHTTSAAEQIAKMLPEARVIKAYNTAMAKQIENGPYFGANDGTMFYCGDDEKAKASLHKIIAATGFEPRDCGPLHSARLLEPLAVLMMRMAFSQGMGDEVAIKLLTRE is encoded by the coding sequence ATGAAACTAGGTATCATTGGAACTGGAAACATAAGCAAAGCCTTATGTACAGCGCTCACTCATAAAGGGTATAATGTTATGGTGGGCGGTCGTAATTTGGATTCAGCAAGAGCTATTGCTGGTGAGATGGATCATTTTGCTACCGGAGGCAGCATTGCCAATGCTGTTCATTATGGAGAAATCGTTTTTCTGGCAGTTCCATACAAAGCTATTGAAGAAGTACTTAGGAATACAGATTCTTTTAGAGGAAAGATTGTAGTTGACTGTACTAATCCCGTCATCTTTGGTGAATATCCAGAACTGGCCATCGGTCATACAACTTCTGCTGCTGAGCAAATCGCAAAGATGTTGCCAGAAGCCAGGGTAATCAAGGCTTATAATACGGCTATGGCCAAGCAGATCGAAAATGGACCTTATTTTGGAGCAAATGATGGAACAATGTTCTATTGTGGGGATGATGAAAAGGCAAAAGCCTCTCTCCACAAAATCATTGCAGCCACAGGATTTGAACCCAGAGATTGTGGTCCTCTACACAGTGCCCGTCTGTTAGAACCTCTGGCCGTACTCATGATGCGGATGGCCTTTAGCCAGGGAATGGGTGATGAGGTGGCTATAAAGCTGCTTACCAGAGAATAA
- a CDS encoding glycosyltransferase family 4 protein: MNPSVLMLGWEYPPLINGGLGLASMGLAEALSELTSVQLILPNSQADSDEQKIKIIGLDQIDLEELWDPEDSRYVEKLQDLRLSYVNIPLSGYQSFEQEVMVLEEEEKMPARFFELRELYGRNLPRKIIDYSEICIRLAEDLEFDIIHAHDWMTFPAALEIHKQTGKPLVLHIHSLEYDRGGPESKNWVFQLEQKAMQDADMVFTVSHYTAEIARQEYGIKKRKIRVVHNAIEKIKAYRREKPFKDKLVSFVGRLESQKGPEYFFQMAMEILARKDSVRFVMAGKGSLMAKVMDQVSSALIGDKFHFTGFMDRPQVLDLMAMTDVFVMPSDSEPFGLVALEATQMGVPCIVPFQSGISEIFLETPKFQAGDSGLMAEQVLELLDNPEYHQSVLDANQTAIAELSWEKIAEKVISLYKKLL, encoded by the coding sequence ATGAATCCATCTGTACTCATGCTCGGCTGGGAATATCCTCCATTGATAAATGGAGGTCTGGGACTCGCGTCTATGGGGCTGGCTGAAGCACTTAGTGAGTTGACAAGTGTTCAACTCATTCTCCCAAATTCCCAGGCTGATTCCGATGAACAGAAAATCAAAATCATTGGATTGGATCAGATCGATCTGGAAGAACTCTGGGATCCGGAGGATAGCCGATATGTTGAAAAATTACAGGATCTGCGGCTTTCCTATGTAAATATTCCTTTATCTGGGTATCAGTCTTTTGAGCAGGAAGTGATGGTATTGGAAGAGGAGGAAAAAATGCCGGCCCGCTTCTTCGAACTTCGCGAACTTTATGGGAGAAATCTTCCTCGTAAAATCATCGACTATAGCGAGATTTGTATTCGATTGGCGGAAGACCTGGAATTTGATATAATCCATGCACATGACTGGATGACTTTTCCAGCGGCCCTGGAAATTCATAAACAAACAGGCAAACCCCTGGTATTGCATATCCATTCTCTGGAATATGATAGAGGAGGACCAGAGAGTAAAAACTGGGTCTTTCAACTGGAGCAAAAAGCCATGCAGGATGCTGATATGGTTTTCACAGTAAGTCATTATACAGCAGAAATTGCACGTCAGGAATATGGCATTAAAAAACGGAAGATTCGGGTCGTACACAATGCGATCGAAAAAATAAAAGCTTACCGGAGAGAGAAGCCTTTCAAGGATAAACTCGTAAGTTTTGTTGGGAGGCTGGAAAGTCAAAAAGGCCCTGAGTATTTCTTTCAAATGGCTATGGAAATTCTGGCCAGAAAAGATAGCGTGAGATTCGTGATGGCCGGAAAAGGAAGTCTGATGGCGAAAGTTATGGACCAGGTCTCCTCAGCACTCATCGGCGACAAGTTTCATTTTACTGGCTTCATGGATCGACCACAGGTCCTGGATCTAATGGCTATGACAGATGTTTTTGTTATGCCTTCTGATTCTGAGCCCTTTGGCCTGGTAGCTTTGGAAGCAACTCAAATGGGAGTTCCCTGTATTGTGCCTTTTCAATCCGGGATTTCTGAAATTTTCCTGGAAACCCCCAAGTTTCAGGCAGGTGACTCAGGCCTAATGGCCGAACAGGTCCTGGAACTGCTAGATAATCCTGAATACCACCAATCAGTATTGGATGCCAATCAAACAGCTATAGCTGAGTTGAGTTGGGAAAAGATCGCTGAGAAAGTTATCAGTCTATACAAAAAACTCTTATAA
- a CDS encoding RNA methyltransferase encodes MRARDFLTFVLMQVISKAKIKLFTSLHTKKYRYRHQMFLIEGKKLVQEAIASGWKLESLVLREDITDWGEENYEGDVLSWADRDAFNQLSGHQQSEGIIGIVHFPSPDFCKQKEWTEIPQERGFVLDAIQDPGNLGTIMRSLDWLNIRNILLGPGCVDPLNLKSLRSSMGAVFRMNILPVGKLEDMPDEMKARLWLADMEGPELGKANFKDDSLILIGNEANGIGEELRKAVSHKVSIPRYGGGESLNASIAASIIAWEMSKG; translated from the coding sequence ATGAGAGCAAGGGATTTTCTTACTTTTGTCCTTATGCAAGTCATTTCCAAAGCGAAAATAAAACTTTTTACTTCCCTACATACTAAAAAGTACAGGTATCGTCATCAAATGTTCCTGATTGAGGGAAAAAAGTTGGTTCAGGAGGCAATTGCCAGCGGCTGGAAATTGGAAAGCCTCGTATTAAGAGAAGATATAACGGATTGGGGAGAGGAAAATTATGAAGGAGATGTGCTGTCCTGGGCCGATCGCGATGCCTTCAATCAGTTGAGTGGGCATCAGCAATCTGAAGGAATCATAGGGATTGTTCATTTTCCTTCTCCGGACTTTTGTAAGCAAAAAGAGTGGACAGAAATTCCTCAGGAAAGAGGCTTTGTTTTGGATGCTATTCAGGATCCTGGAAATTTGGGAACCATTATGCGAAGCCTCGACTGGCTGAATATTCGGAACATCCTTCTGGGACCGGGTTGTGTAGATCCTTTGAACCTAAAAAGCCTTAGAAGCAGTATGGGAGCAGTGTTCAGGATGAATATCCTGCCAGTCGGAAAACTGGAAGATATGCCGGATGAGATGAAGGCAAGGTTGTGGCTGGCGGATATGGAGGGACCAGAATTGGGTAAAGCCAATTTCAAAGATGATAGCCTTATTTTGATTGGAAATGAAGCTAATGGAATAGGAGAGGAGCTTCGAAAAGCTGTTTCCCATAAGGTTTCCATTCCCAGATATGGAGGAGGCGAATCTCTGAATGCCAGCATAGCAGCTTCTATCATAGCCTGGGAAATGAGCAAGGGTTAA